From one Candidatus Chromulinivorax destructor genomic stretch:
- a CDS encoding ABC transporter ATP-binding protein, with product MKLGNKIVVHDLTFSFNKNSKKFFDKLHVDFVPGTLNFIQGKNGVGKSTLLKIFSGNMSPDHQLQGTLHINCDVYDFCQPDTMSKAVAFVPQKFDELLVDSYSLYENLQFAQMSAYPSLVSLPKIVALPKLLDEYGIDYTIPVSLLSGGQRQILSMLMMLERNPKILLLDEPTAALDEENTKLVMSFLQNLCVEQGMTIIAIVHNQELVDTYAPSGYFELVQHDGKRAINFVSSKI from the coding sequence ATGAAACTAGGTAACAAAATTGTTGTGCATGATCTTACATTTTCATTTAACAAAAATAGTAAAAAATTTTTTGATAAGCTGCATGTTGATTTTGTGCCAGGAACACTTAATTTTATTCAAGGTAAAAATGGTGTTGGCAAATCGACGTTGCTTAAAATTTTTTCTGGTAATATGAGTCCAGACCATCAGTTACAGGGGACATTACATATTAATTGTGATGTGTATGACTTTTGTCAACCAGATACCATGAGTAAAGCTGTCGCATTTGTACCACAAAAGTTTGATGAGTTGCTTGTTGATTCATACTCGTTGTATGAAAATTTACAATTTGCTCAGATGTCTGCATATCCATCATTAGTAAGTTTGCCAAAGATAGTCGCATTGCCAAAGTTGCTTGATGAGTATGGAATTGATTATACGATACCAGTTTCATTATTATCTGGTGGGCAGCGACAAATTTTATCAATGCTCATGATGCTTGAACGTAACCCAAAAATATTACTTTTAGATGAGCCAACAGCAGCATTAGATGAAGAAAATACGAAACTAGTTATGAGCTTTTTGCAAAATTTATGCGTTGAGCAAGGAATGACAATTATAGCAATTGTCCATAACCAAGAATTGGTAGATACTTATGCTCCATCAGGTTATTTTGAGCTTGTACAACATGATGGCAAACGAGCTATCAATTTTGTTTCTTCAAAAATATGA